One Arthrobacter sp. StoSoilB20 DNA segment encodes these proteins:
- a CDS encoding class I SAM-dependent DNA methyltransferase gives MPPKLKVDLAPSTMKELKDTLWKAADKLRGSMDASQYKDVILGLVFLKYVSDAFDERREQIQAELEADGLNEDQIAQLIDDVDEYTGRGVFWVAPRARWTYLAENAKGLPAAMGEHPKLVGQLIDEAMDMIMMDNKSLAATLPRIYNRDNVDQRRLGELLDLFNSARFTGQGASKARDLLGEVYEYFLEKFAKAEGKRGGEFYTPAGVVRVLVEVLEPHRGRVYDPCCGSGGMFVQAEKFLEAHNMEGSDISVYGQELNERTWRMAKMNLAIHGLNANLASRWGDTFARDQHPELTGNNGADFIMANPPFNIKDWARSESDPRWRYGVPPAGNANYAWIQHIISKLAPGGSAGVVMANGSMSSNSGGEGEIRAQLVEADLVSCMVALPTQLFRSTGIPVCTWFFAKDKTAGPRGSVDRTGQVLFIDARNLGYMVDRAERALSDEDIAKIANTYHAWRGTTSAVEAGLTYDDEAGFCYSASLAEVKATDYALTPGRYVGAADVADDGEPIEEKIARLSKELFEQFEQSERLAAVVREQLGRVL, from the coding sequence ATGCCCCCGAAATTGAAGGTGGACCTCGCCCCGTCCACCATGAAGGAACTCAAGGACACCCTCTGGAAAGCAGCAGACAAGCTGCGCGGCTCTATGGATGCCTCACAGTACAAGGACGTGATCTTGGGCCTGGTGTTCCTGAAGTACGTCTCCGACGCTTTCGACGAACGACGTGAGCAGATCCAAGCCGAACTGGAGGCGGACGGTCTCAACGAGGACCAGATTGCCCAGCTGATCGACGACGTCGACGAGTACACAGGCCGCGGTGTCTTCTGGGTGGCGCCGCGGGCGCGGTGGACCTATCTGGCGGAAAACGCCAAAGGCTTGCCTGCTGCCATGGGCGAGCACCCGAAGTTAGTGGGCCAGCTCATCGATGAAGCCATGGACATGATCATGATGGACAACAAGTCCCTGGCCGCCACGCTCCCCCGTATCTATAACAGGGACAACGTGGACCAGCGCCGACTGGGCGAGTTGCTGGACCTGTTCAATTCCGCACGGTTTACGGGCCAGGGCGCTAGCAAGGCCCGAGACCTGCTAGGCGAGGTCTACGAGTACTTCCTCGAAAAATTCGCCAAGGCCGAGGGCAAGCGCGGCGGCGAGTTCTACACGCCCGCGGGTGTGGTCCGCGTTCTGGTCGAGGTCCTCGAACCCCACCGCGGCCGCGTCTATGACCCCTGCTGTGGATCCGGCGGCATGTTCGTACAAGCCGAGAAATTCCTTGAGGCCCACAACATGGAGGGCTCCGACATCTCCGTCTATGGGCAGGAGCTCAACGAGCGCACCTGGCGGATGGCGAAGATGAACCTGGCCATCCACGGCCTCAACGCCAACCTTGCCTCCCGCTGGGGCGATACTTTCGCCCGCGACCAGCACCCGGAGCTCACCGGCAACAACGGCGCGGACTTCATCATGGCCAACCCGCCGTTCAACATCAAGGACTGGGCCCGCTCTGAGTCGGACCCACGCTGGAGGTACGGCGTTCCGCCTGCCGGCAACGCGAACTACGCCTGGATCCAGCACATCATTTCAAAGCTGGCCCCCGGCGGGAGCGCCGGCGTGGTCATGGCCAACGGGTCCATGTCCTCCAACTCCGGCGGCGAAGGCGAGATCCGCGCCCAGCTGGTGGAGGCCGATCTCGTCTCCTGCATGGTGGCGTTGCCCACCCAACTCTTCCGCAGCACCGGCATCCCGGTCTGCACGTGGTTCTTCGCCAAGGACAAGACGGCCGGCCCCCGCGGCTCCGTTGACAGGACCGGGCAGGTGCTGTTCATCGATGCACGGAACCTCGGCTACATGGTGGACCGAGCCGAGCGAGCCCTGTCCGACGAGGACATCGCCAAGATCGCGAACACCTATCACGCCTGGCGTGGCACGACATCGGCGGTTGAGGCCGGACTGACGTACGACGACGAAGCAGGCTTCTGCTATTCGGCCAGCCTCGCGGAGGTCAAGGCTACGGACTATGCACTCACGCCGGGAAGGTACGTTGGGGCCGCGGACGTCGCGGACGACGGCGAGCCGATCGAGGAGAAGATCGCACGGCTTTCCAAGGAGCTTTTTGAACAGTTTGAGCAGTCCGAGCGGCTGGCGGCGGTTGTGCGCGAGCAGTTGGGGAGGGTCCTGTGA